One Sporomusaceae bacterium FL31 DNA window includes the following coding sequences:
- a CDS encoding ethanolamine utilization protein EutP: protein MKKVMLVGPVGAGKTSLIQALNKNNVQTGKTSSICFYDGAIDTPGEYAQIPRFYSALLVTAVEAQVVIVVQDATKTMPALPPGFAGMFPRPVVGVVTKMDLPSADRDKAAACLLQVGVKGPLFFVSSLTGDGLAELTEFLIEGGCKCE, encoded by the coding sequence ATGAAAAAAGTGATGCTGGTTGGACCGGTAGGAGCAGGCAAAACGTCGCTCATTCAGGCTCTAAACAAAAACAATGTTCAAACAGGTAAAACGAGCAGTATTTGCTTTTATGATGGGGCGATTGACACTCCTGGCGAGTACGCTCAGATACCGCGCTTTTACTCGGCCTTGCTGGTTACTGCCGTTGAAGCGCAAGTGGTCATTGTTGTGCAAGATGCTACGAAAACCATGCCGGCTTTGCCACCTGGATTTGCGGGGATGTTCCCGCGGCCAGTGGTAGGGGTGGTTACCAAAATGGATTTACCGTCAGCCGATAGAGACAAAGCAGCCGCTTGTCTGTTACAGGTAGGAGTGAAAGGACCATTGTTTTTTGTCTCTTCCCTTACGGGTGATGGCTTAGCAGAACTTACTGAATTTCTGATTGAAGGGGGGTGTAAATGTGAGTGA
- the eutS gene encoding propanediol utilization protein PduU, translated as MITDKPRVVQEYVPGKQVTLAHLIANPKKDLCEKLGFTTSSAIGILTITPCEAAIIAADVATKTANVQIGFMDRFTGSLVITGPVSAVEAALGQVTNVLANGLGFTGAKLTRS; from the coding sequence ATGATTACAGATAAGCCAAGGGTGGTACAGGAATATGTGCCAGGAAAGCAGGTCACATTGGCCCATCTGATTGCCAATCCGAAAAAGGATTTATGTGAGAAATTAGGGTTTACTACCAGTTCCGCGATTGGGATTTTGACGATTACGCCTTGCGAAGCCGCGATTATTGCTGCTGATGTGGCGACCAAAACAGCCAATGTTCAAATCGGTTTTATGGATCGTTTTACCGGGTCGCTGGTCATTACAGGGCCAGTATCAGCGGTGGAGGCAGCCTTAGGTCAGGTAACCAATGTATTGGCAAATGGGCTAGGGTTTACCGGCGCTAAGCTGACAAGATCTTAA
- a CDS encoding AraC family transcriptional regulator: MFTLLIAEDEQLERQALRYIITRHCPSIEIIAEAGDGTSAVREASQQRPDIVLIDIRMPELNGLEAAKAIRAILPDVRIVMLTAFDEFEYAKQALKVGAVEYLLKPLRPEDLIKALQHVVDDVKQVKQKVREDLQLRQSLKEAAPYIKMSLIQDLISGNITDLEQFRARADFLGVEVTAGVIMVLDVDNFKQLTRSEPELRKQLVKQQLYQIVADVAGANVLVTPFSSDNIIVILGNYAAEQAEVVKTKAMYIADRIRKAVVNQMGISLTIGIGRYYGDPRDMHKSYIEAVNAQRQRFYLGDNQIIHVEDIPHLSEQPFHYPFQNERTVLDRVRCGDRKQAKEALGKLLDEIFAKSGSIETIKASVLELLIVLSRSAIEGGASLAQLTLLNFDHIGKLMQCSTKDQVFRWMMESLDSFLDNMLENRSGLNTRVINKACEFIVKNCHRNISLEEVAQFVHLSPFYFSRLFKQDKGCNFVDFLTKARVDKAKLMLQSLDYTIVRVAAEAGYHDASYFCRVFRQEVGMTPNQYRNELRRGKV, from the coding sequence ATGTTTACACTATTGATAGCAGAAGATGAACAACTAGAGCGGCAGGCGTTGCGGTATATCATCACCCGGCATTGTCCCAGCATCGAGATCATTGCCGAAGCCGGTGATGGTACAAGTGCTGTCCGGGAAGCGTCGCAGCAGCGGCCGGATATTGTGCTGATTGATATTCGAATGCCGGAATTGAATGGATTAGAAGCTGCCAAAGCCATTCGGGCCATTTTGCCGGATGTGCGGATTGTGATGCTGACTGCGTTTGATGAGTTTGAGTATGCCAAGCAAGCCCTGAAGGTGGGGGCGGTCGAATATTTACTAAAGCCGCTCAGGCCGGAAGATTTAATTAAGGCCTTGCAGCATGTGGTTGACGATGTGAAACAGGTCAAACAAAAAGTGCGTGAAGACCTGCAGCTCAGGCAAAGCTTAAAGGAGGCGGCGCCTTATATTAAAATGTCGCTCATTCAGGATCTCATATCCGGAAATATCACTGACCTGGAGCAGTTTCGTGCGCGGGCCGATTTTCTCGGGGTAGAGGTTACCGCCGGAGTCATTATGGTGCTGGATGTCGACAATTTCAAACAACTCACCCGCAGTGAACCTGAACTCAGAAAACAGCTGGTTAAACAGCAGCTGTATCAAATTGTGGCTGATGTAGCTGGTGCCAATGTGCTGGTGACTCCATTCAGCAGTGACAATATTATTGTGATTTTGGGCAATTATGCTGCCGAGCAGGCTGAGGTGGTTAAAACCAAAGCCATGTATATTGCGGATCGGATCCGCAAGGCTGTTGTCAATCAGATGGGCATCAGTCTGACCATCGGCATCGGCCGCTATTATGGTGACCCGCGTGATATGCATAAATCGTATATTGAGGCCGTTAACGCCCAACGCCAGCGCTTTTATCTAGGCGACAACCAAATTATCCATGTGGAAGATATCCCGCATTTGAGTGAGCAGCCCTTTCATTACCCCTTTCAAAACGAGCGAACGGTTTTGGACCGTGTGCGCTGCGGCGACCGCAAGCAGGCCAAAGAGGCACTGGGCAAGCTTCTTGATGAGATTTTTGCAAAAAGCGGCAGTATTGAAACCATTAAAGCTTCAGTGCTGGAGCTGTTGATTGTGTTATCACGTTCTGCCATTGAGGGCGGGGCGAGTTTAGCACAATTGACTTTATTAAATTTTGACCATATAGGCAAACTGATGCAATGCTCCACCAAGGATCAGGTATTCCGGTGGATGATGGAATCATTAGATAGCTTTTTAGATAATATGCTGGAAAACCGCAGTGGCTTAAACACCCGGGTCATTAATAAAGCTTGTGAGTTTATCGTAAAAAATTGCCATCGCAATATCTCATTAGAAGAAGTTGCCCAATTTGTGCATTTAAGTCCGTTTTATTTCAGCCGCTTGTTTAAACAGGATAAAGGCTGCAATTTTGTTGATTTCTTAACTAAGGCCAGGGTAGATAAAGCGAAATTAATGCTGCAAAGCCTGGATTATACCATTGTGCGGGTAGCCGCTGAAGCCGGGTATCATGATGCCAGTTATTTCTGCCGGGTGTTCCGTCAGGAAGTTGGGATGACACCGAACCAGTATCGGAATGAATTGCGCCGCGGCAAGGTATAG
- a CDS encoding histidine kinase, whose amino-acid sequence MQGYNRFTLGEIVNTQVLQEIQDKFSEATGLAAVIVDVDGIPVTKPSNFTDFCQYIRADLTGLERCMACDDRGGRKAVQNRRPCVYHCHAGLTDLAAPLIVQNQYLGAFLAGQVVSPQEDYDTKAEMFKLTASLKRDNDKLNDLYDKVEIIQESRLKAAADLIYIMSNYIVEIGVANIVQKQLMDEIRSKADLENLLRAAELKALQSQVNPHFLFNTLNTIARLALLEGASRTQEIVYALSDLLRNNLRDIEELRTLEEEVKSITDYLTIQRVRFGDRIQARVNVAPELLDMHIPALTLQPLVENAIIHGIEPKKEGGEVQIGGYLEGDHLVLVVSDTGIGISQERINSIFRAEKRRPTQGQTTGLGILNVHKRIQHHFGAEYGIRMESEIGRGTSIYIQLPYYR is encoded by the coding sequence GTGCAAGGTTATAATCGTTTTACTTTAGGTGAAATTGTAAATACCCAAGTATTGCAGGAAATTCAAGATAAATTTTCTGAGGCTACTGGCTTGGCCGCCGTGATTGTTGATGTGGATGGCATTCCGGTTACTAAGCCTAGTAATTTTACGGACTTTTGCCAATATATTCGTGCAGACCTGACTGGTTTAGAGCGCTGTATGGCTTGTGATGACCGGGGCGGACGCAAGGCGGTGCAAAACCGCAGACCCTGTGTGTATCATTGTCATGCCGGCTTAACCGATCTGGCAGCACCGCTCATTGTGCAGAATCAATATCTGGGGGCGTTTCTGGCCGGACAAGTGGTTTCGCCGCAGGAGGATTATGACACCAAAGCCGAGATGTTTAAGCTGACGGCTTCACTCAAGCGGGATAATGACAAGCTGAATGACCTGTATGATAAAGTGGAAATCATTCAGGAAAGCCGGTTAAAAGCAGCCGCTGATTTGATTTATATTATGTCTAACTATATCGTGGAAATCGGTGTGGCCAATATTGTTCAAAAGCAGCTGATGGATGAAATCCGTTCTAAGGCTGACTTGGAAAACTTGCTGCGGGCAGCCGAATTAAAGGCATTGCAGTCTCAGGTCAATCCGCATTTTCTATTTAATACGTTAAATACCATTGCCCGTCTGGCACTGCTGGAAGGGGCCAGCCGTACGCAGGAAATTGTTTATGCACTATCCGATTTATTGCGCAACAATTTACGGGATATCGAGGAACTGCGTACCTTGGAAGAAGAAGTGAAATCCATTACCGATTATCTCACCATTCAGCGGGTCCGGTTTGGTGACCGCATCCAGGCGCGGGTCAATGTAGCTCCTGAGCTTTTGGATATGCATATCCCGGCCCTTACCTTGCAGCCGCTTGTCGAGAATGCCATCATTCATGGCATTGAGCCCAAGAAAGAGGGCGGGGAAGTACAGATTGGCGGATATCTGGAAGGTGATCATCTGGTATTGGTGGTTAGTGATACCGGGATTGGCATATCGCAGGAACGGATTAATTCAATTTTCCGGGCTGAGAAGCGGCGGCCGACACAAGGTCAGACCACTGGCTTGGGCATTTTGAATGTACACAAGCGTATTCAGCATCATTTCGGTGCTGAGTATGGTATTCGGATGGAAAGTGAAATCGGTAGAGGCACCAGCATTTACATCCAGCTTCCCTATTACCGGTAA
- the cobT gene encoding nicotinate-nucleotide--dimethylbenzimidazole phosphoribosyltransferase — protein sequence MDYEASVNELIDGAAKPPNSLGLLEKYFRKMLLAWETIHTEVRPHHLIFAADNGVVEEGVVAFPPVITYLQAQNMVDGRATISCFCQSNAIPYTVVDVGINNAKAVGVDRKIAFGSKNFMKEEAMSVEEFQQAWQAGKELVEQVVVQQGGNLLSFGEMGIGNTTTSSAVLHALTGMFPEFLVGYGASPVNNEVLKRKRLVVSKGVERHKAAMHTVEDMIRCVGGFDIAAICAGMLECARLKTPFVIDGFITAVAYACAAKINGDIEKYAIPSHMSKEPGMAYALLLGNILADDVIIRGSMALGEGTGAVLMVSMMKSMSYAMFHMARLTDFDLTAAAPQVAM from the coding sequence ATGGATTATGAAGCATCAGTAAACGAATTGATTGATGGTGCGGCCAAACCGCCCAATAGCTTAGGATTGCTGGAAAAGTATTTCCGCAAGATGCTGCTGGCTTGGGAGACTATCCATACCGAAGTCCGACCACACCATCTGATTTTTGCTGCGGATAATGGTGTGGTGGAAGAAGGCGTTGTGGCTTTTCCGCCGGTGATTACTTATTTACAGGCACAAAATATGGTGGATGGACGGGCGACCATCAGCTGCTTTTGTCAGAGTAATGCCATTCCCTATACGGTAGTGGATGTCGGCATTAACAACGCCAAGGCGGTTGGCGTTGACCGGAAAATCGCGTTTGGCTCTAAAAACTTCATGAAAGAGGAAGCCATGTCAGTTGAGGAGTTTCAGCAAGCGTGGCAGGCCGGCAAGGAGTTGGTTGAACAGGTTGTTGTACAGCAAGGGGGCAACTTGCTGTCATTTGGGGAAATGGGAATTGGCAATACAACGACTTCGTCAGCTGTTTTGCATGCGTTAACCGGCATGTTTCCCGAGTTTCTTGTTGGCTATGGGGCAAGTCCGGTCAATAATGAGGTGTTAAAACGCAAGCGGCTGGTGGTAAGCAAGGGTGTGGAACGCCATAAGGCTGCCATGCATACGGTTGAAGATATGATCCGCTGTGTGGGTGGTTTTGATATTGCAGCCATTTGTGCCGGGATGCTGGAATGTGCAAGATTAAAGACTCCTTTTGTAATTGATGGCTTTATTACGGCGGTTGCCTATGCGTGCGCAGCAAAGATCAATGGCGATATCGAGAAATACGCTATTCCGTCTCATATGTCCAAAGAGCCGGGGATGGCCTATGCCCTGTTGCTTGGCAATATTTTAGCCGATGACGTCATCATTCGCGGCAGCATGGCGCTGGGTGAAGGGACTGGAGCCGTATTAATGGTTTCAATGATGAAAAGCATGTCCTATGCCATGTTCCATATGGCCCGATTGACGGACTTTGATTTAACTGCAGCAGCGCCCCAAGTGGCGATGTAG
- the cobS_2 gene encoding adenosylcobinamide-GDP ribazoletransferase — MLNNLLNDFLTGFQFLTRIYIKSNLSWSPESFGRSVKFFPLIGGIIGLILAGIAYGAQRVFGYDVPVHLLAAALILCEVMITGGLHCDGFMDTADGVFSGRSRERMLEIMKDSRVGAFGAISFCLLVLFKYSLLLDIAADKLPLALLVMPVIGRMASVIAITRFPYVRQEGLGKNLFLHSGKGTLSIAAFFTVAVLVPLGNTAFAALAAGLLCTVVVARYVMNKLGGMTGDVYGAIIELAEVSALLAFCLQR, encoded by the coding sequence TTGCTTAACAATTTGCTCAACGATTTTCTAACAGGCTTTCAGTTTTTAACCCGCATTTATATTAAAAGCAATCTTAGTTGGTCACCGGAGTCCTTTGGGCGCAGTGTGAAGTTTTTCCCCCTGATTGGCGGGATCATTGGCTTGATTTTAGCAGGCATTGCCTATGGCGCTCAGCGGGTTTTTGGCTATGATGTACCCGTTCATTTATTGGCCGCTGCTTTGATTCTCTGTGAGGTAATGATCACAGGCGGACTGCATTGTGATGGCTTTATGGATACGGCAGATGGTGTTTTCTCGGGGCGCTCGCGTGAGCGCATGCTGGAGATTATGAAAGACAGCCGGGTCGGGGCGTTTGGGGCCATCAGCTTTTGTCTGCTTGTCTTATTCAAGTACTCACTGCTCTTGGATATTGCAGCCGATAAGCTGCCGCTGGCTTTGCTGGTCATGCCGGTTATCGGCCGGATGGCCAGCGTAATCGCCATAACACGATTTCCCTATGTCCGGCAAGAGGGACTGGGAAAGAATCTTTTTCTTCACTCAGGGAAAGGAACTTTGAGTATTGCAGCCTTCTTTACGGTCGCTGTGCTAGTGCCGCTTGGCAATACGGCTTTCGCCGCTTTGGCTGCCGGGCTGCTCTGTACCGTTGTAGTGGCCCGGTATGTCATGAATAAACTGGGCGGAATGACAGGCGATGTTTATGGGGCCATTATCGAGTTAGCCGAAGTGAGTGCTTTATTGGCATTTTGCTTGCAGCGATAG
- a CDS encoding aminotransferase, giving the protein MLSQNITDKIAKSSWIRAMFEEGAKLRQIHGADKVYDFSLGNPDYEPPAEVQASLRKYVNGDEQGQHRYMSNAGFPEVREKIAQQLSAESGLALTQNHIIMTSGAAGGLNVVLKGILNPGDEVIVLAPFFVEYLFYIENHGGKPVVVPTDPRSFEPSLEALEKNITPRCKAIILNSPNNPTGVIYREETLKQLAELLASKEKEYQSEILVISDEPYSKIVYDDAQVPQILKLFKHSVIVNSYSKSLAIPGERIGYIAVHPAIENVDLFVSGLIFAHRTLGFVNAPALFQKVVGDSLDAAVDTDEYKRRRDFLYSHLTELGYFCVKPEGAFYLFPRSFIPDDVEFTKRALKYNLLLVPGSGFGCPGHFRIAYCVDFKTIKNSIPAFKALADEFKG; this is encoded by the coding sequence ATGCTCTCACAAAATATTACTGACAAAATAGCCAAGTCTTCCTGGATTCGGGCCATGTTTGAGGAAGGGGCCAAGCTTCGCCAGATTCATGGGGCGGATAAGGTGTATGATTTTAGTCTGGGGAATCCGGACTATGAGCCGCCGGCTGAAGTGCAGGCTTCGTTGCGGAAATATGTGAACGGTGATGAACAAGGGCAGCATCGCTATATGAGCAATGCTGGCTTTCCTGAAGTGCGGGAAAAAATTGCTCAGCAGCTCAGTGCCGAGAGCGGTTTAGCACTGACTCAGAACCATATTATTATGACTTCGGGCGCTGCTGGCGGGTTGAATGTGGTGTTAAAAGGCATTTTGAATCCGGGTGATGAGGTTATTGTACTGGCACCGTTCTTTGTTGAGTATTTATTTTATATTGAAAACCATGGCGGCAAGCCGGTGGTTGTTCCAACTGATCCGCGCAGCTTTGAGCCGTCGCTGGAAGCACTGGAAAAGAACATTACTCCAAGATGCAAGGCCATCATTCTGAACTCACCGAATAATCCAACCGGGGTTATTTATCGTGAGGAAACGTTAAAGCAGCTGGCTGAGTTATTGGCCAGCAAGGAAAAAGAATATCAAAGCGAAATTCTGGTCATCTCGGATGAGCCTTATAGCAAAATTGTTTATGATGATGCGCAGGTTCCGCAAATCCTGAAGTTGTTCAAGCATTCGGTTATCGTCAATTCCTATAGCAAATCGTTGGCTATTCCAGGCGAACGCATTGGATATATTGCTGTGCATCCTGCGATTGAAAACGTGGATTTGTTTGTCAGCGGATTAATCTTTGCCCATCGCACACTAGGGTTTGTTAATGCACCGGCGTTGTTCCAAAAGGTGGTTGGCGACTCACTGGATGCAGCGGTGGATACGGATGAGTATAAAAGACGACGTGATTTCCTGTACAGCCATTTAACTGAGCTGGGATACTTCTGCGTTAAGCCGGAAGGGGCATTCTATTTGTTCCCGCGCTCGTTCATTCCTGATGATGTTGAATTTACTAAACGGGCTCTAAAATACAATCTTTTATTAGTGCCAGGCAGTGGTTTTGGCTGCCCCGGACATTTCAGGATTGCCTACTGCGTGGATTTCAAAACCATTAAGAATTCCATCCCGGCGTTCAAAGCCTTAGCCGACGAGTTTAAAGGCTAA
- the yyaP gene encoding hypothetical protein — MPNSVKQRRIILDLAVTLDGFIEGKNGEVDWCMMDPDMGFTNFLNQIDTILYGRKSYDLWGQYVPKAEESDTEKEIWQLVHSKEKYVFSRTQLGTDNQAIFINENILEEVNKLKNKPGKDIWLYGGASLITTFINLGLVDEFRLSIHPVILGAGKPLFIDIKQRLNLKLVHTRTFSSGVVQLIYYLNGNE; from the coding sequence ATGCCCAATAGCGTAAAACAGAGAAGAATCATTTTAGATTTAGCAGTTACTTTAGATGGCTTTATTGAAGGAAAAAATGGAGAAGTTGATTGGTGCATGATGGACCCTGATATGGGGTTCACCAATTTCTTGAATCAGATTGATACGATTTTATATGGTAGAAAAAGCTACGATTTATGGGGACAATATGTTCCTAAAGCTGAGGAATCTGATACGGAAAAAGAAATTTGGCAATTGGTTCATAGTAAAGAGAAATATGTGTTTTCCAGAACCCAGCTAGGGACGGATAATCAAGCAATATTTATCAATGAAAATATTCTTGAAGAAGTAAATAAACTGAAGAATAAGCCTGGTAAAGACATTTGGTTATATGGCGGAGCAAGTCTCATTACGACTTTTATCAATTTAGGGCTTGTTGATGAGTTTCGATTATCGATTCACCCCGTTATTTTGGGAGCAGGAAAACCGCTGTTTATTGATATCAAACAGCGGTTGAATTTAAAATTGGTTCACACAAGAACGTTCTCTTCGGGCGTTGTGCAACTAATCTATTATTTGAACGGTAATGAATAA
- a CDS encoding DNA polymerase III subunit epsilon, with translation MRASFTAIDFETANQQSNSACQLGIAVVDKGIIVERKSWLIKPPSKVFTFSDLHGITYQMVKDQPEFPAVWSEAKQYIEQQIIVAHNVDFDLGVLLDTLSFYHLPIPKIYAIDSLEAARKAWPNLLNHKLSTVAAHLKVTLNHHDALSDAEACAQIILQAGLENIEINRTIQPVMPTAMDLFSSEFEQGGAG, from the coding sequence ATGCGTGCCAGTTTTACTGCCATTGATTTTGAAACAGCCAATCAGCAAAGCAATAGTGCTTGCCAGTTAGGTATAGCCGTTGTCGATAAAGGGATTATAGTCGAAAGGAAGTCCTGGCTCATCAAGCCGCCAAGCAAAGTCTTTACTTTTTCCGATTTGCATGGCATTACCTATCAGATGGTAAAAGATCAGCCCGAATTTCCGGCAGTATGGTCTGAGGCCAAGCAATATATTGAACAGCAGATCATTGTAGCTCATAATGTTGATTTTGATTTAGGCGTGTTATTGGATACACTGTCCTTCTATCATTTACCCATCCCCAAAATTTACGCGATCGATTCACTGGAAGCGGCCCGGAAAGCCTGGCCCAACCTGCTTAATCATAAGCTATCCACCGTTGCGGCTCATCTCAAGGTAACGCTGAATCATCATGATGCGTTAAGTGATGCCGAAGCCTGCGCCCAAATCATTTTACAAGCCGGACTTGAGAATATTGAAATTAACCGCACCATTCAACCCGTCATGCCGACAGCTATGGATCTTTTCAGCAGTGAATTTGAGCAGGGCGGAGCAGGTTGA
- a CDS encoding lactaldehyde reductase: MKQRIHEFFMTPISLIGTNCLDKLTDYIKPMRFRKALIVTDRFLSSSPLICQLTDVLDSIGLFYVFHDEVKPNPTTDNVKRGLKIYGDNGCDFLISFGGGSPHDCAKAIALLVTNGGEIQDYEGLNKLRKPSATLIAVNTTAGTGSELTRYCVITDEERRVKMAISDWHITPCIAVNDAALMLDLPPSLTATTGMDALTHAIEAYVSTDANPVTDCKAIKAIELIAQHLRQAVAHGQDIEAREMMVYAAYLAGIAFNNANLGYVHAAAHQLGGYYNLPHGMCNALMLPAVAAFNADAVPDKFVAIAQAFGINTIGQSTEQSIKQLLAAINTLARDIGIPSGLNAIQGFQEADIPKLAANALLDVCSLTNPRKATQLEMENLFRASL, translated from the coding sequence ATGAAGCAACGTATCCATGAATTTTTTATGACTCCCATTAGTTTAATTGGAACAAACTGCTTAGATAAACTAACCGATTACATAAAACCCATGCGCTTTAGAAAAGCGCTCATTGTAACTGACCGCTTCCTGAGCAGCAGCCCGCTCATTTGCCAGTTGACTGATGTACTGGATAGTATAGGACTGTTCTATGTGTTTCATGATGAAGTCAAACCCAACCCCACAACCGATAATGTAAAACGCGGCCTCAAAATCTACGGCGACAACGGCTGTGATTTTTTAATCTCGTTTGGCGGCGGTTCACCGCACGACTGTGCCAAGGCCATTGCTTTGCTGGTTACCAACGGCGGTGAAATCCAGGATTATGAAGGCCTGAATAAACTGCGCAAGCCTTCGGCCACCCTGATAGCGGTTAACACCACGGCCGGCACCGGCAGTGAACTAACCCGCTATTGCGTCATTACCGATGAAGAACGGCGAGTAAAGATGGCCATTTCTGATTGGCATATTACTCCGTGTATTGCTGTAAATGATGCAGCCTTAATGCTGGATTTACCGCCTTCACTCACAGCCACCACGGGGATGGATGCGCTTACGCATGCCATCGAAGCCTATGTATCCACCGACGCCAATCCGGTAACCGATTGCAAGGCCATCAAAGCCATTGAACTGATTGCCCAGCATTTACGTCAGGCAGTGGCACACGGTCAAGACATTGAAGCCCGCGAGATGATGGTTTATGCTGCTTACCTGGCTGGGATTGCTTTTAATAATGCGAATTTGGGTTATGTCCATGCAGCCGCTCATCAGCTTGGCGGTTATTATAACCTGCCGCACGGCATGTGCAATGCCCTGATGCTGCCGGCAGTAGCTGCCTTTAACGCCGACGCCGTACCGGATAAGTTCGTGGCCATTGCTCAGGCGTTCGGCATTAATACCATTGGGCAATCCACTGAGCAGTCTATTAAGCAGCTGCTGGCTGCAATTAATACACTAGCACGTGACATTGGCATTCCCAGCGGTTTAAACGCCATTCAGGGCTTCCAGGAAGCGGATATTCCTAAGCTGGCTGCCAATGCCCTGCTGGATGTTTGCAGTCTAACCAATCCCCGTAAGGCCACCCAGCTTGAAATGGAAAACCTATTCCGCGCCTCACTATAG